The following coding sequences lie in one Rhizobium binae genomic window:
- a CDS encoding coniferyl-alcohol dehydrogenase — translation MLFGKTILVTGVASGIGARTAELAGQMGAEVIGVDVREPANGSSAFVRGDLSTPSGVAEIIAQLPPRLDALANVAGLSGSTGIVSTLAVNFYGLRALSEAVAPRLREGGAIINVASIAGYGWRANLARAKILTGIEGFPDVAAVAAEHGIRDEEGYPLSKELLLLWTMRAAHQPLFKDRGIRVNAVSPGPVETPILKQFRAVLGDARVDSDITRVGRAGTAADIAPAVLFLCSDGARWINGANLAADGGLEASINAEVLGF, via the coding sequence ATGCTTTTTGGTAAAACGATCCTGGTAACAGGTGTAGCGTCCGGCATCGGCGCACGCACGGCGGAACTGGCCGGCCAGATGGGCGCCGAGGTGATCGGCGTCGACGTGCGCGAACCCGCAAATGGAAGTTCCGCCTTCGTCAGGGGCGATCTGTCCACGCCATCGGGCGTCGCCGAGATCATCGCGCAGCTTCCGCCGCGTCTCGACGCGCTCGCCAATGTCGCCGGCCTTTCCGGCAGCACCGGCATCGTCTCGACGCTCGCCGTCAATTTCTACGGCCTTCGCGCCCTGTCGGAAGCTGTGGCACCGCGCCTGCGCGAGGGCGGCGCCATCATCAACGTCGCCTCGATTGCCGGCTATGGCTGGCGCGCCAATCTCGCGCGGGCAAAGATCCTGACCGGCATTGAAGGCTTTCCCGATGTCGCGGCGGTCGCCGCCGAACACGGCATCAGGGACGAGGAAGGCTATCCGCTTTCCAAGGAACTGCTGCTGCTTTGGACCATGCGCGCGGCCCATCAGCCCCTGTTCAAGGACCGTGGCATCCGCGTCAATGCGGTGAGCCCGGGGCCGGTGGAAACGCCGATCCTCAAACAGTTCCGCGCCGTGCTTGGCGATGCGAGGGTCGACAGCGACATCACCCGCGTCGGCCGCGCCGGCACCGCCGCCGATATCGCGCCCGCCGTCCTCTTTCTCTGCTCGGATGGCGCACGCTGGATCAATGGCGCCAATCTTGCCGCCGACGGCGGCCTCGAAGCATCCATCAATGCCGAAGTGCTCGGCTTCTAG
- a CDS encoding branched-chain amino acid ABC transporter permease, which yields MTSHSFASDGMSIERWTKSSRVALGSMAAVLALLALAPAILGAGAIDRMTALFIYVILAAMWNALAGFGGLVSVGQQVFFGLGAYFTIRLADAGLDPFFSVFAAAVVTGALSIPLSLFMLRLKGGEFAIGMWVVAELAHLLVNLDRLIQGETGTSLISLNLYDSGMRRAAIYWLALASMAALLGALFMLMRSRAGAAMQAIRDNEEAASSVGVRVTATKRLLFVLAAFGIAVAGGLWLAAATTFQPKTYFSVQWTAYMIFMVLVGGIGKFEGAILGAILFFVIETFFGGTGVWYLIGLGATALIFSLYLPRGLWGEIERRFDFQLLPVGYRLKLPGPNKIKWEE from the coding sequence ATGACCTCCCATTCCTTCGCCTCCGACGGCATGTCGATAGAACGCTGGACGAAATCGTCGCGGGTGGCGCTCGGCTCGATGGCCGCAGTGCTTGCCTTGCTGGCGCTTGCCCCCGCCATCCTCGGCGCCGGTGCGATCGACCGGATGACGGCACTATTCATCTATGTGATCCTCGCCGCCATGTGGAATGCGCTCGCCGGTTTCGGCGGCCTCGTCTCGGTCGGCCAGCAGGTGTTTTTCGGCCTCGGCGCCTATTTCACCATTCGCCTCGCCGATGCCGGCCTCGATCCCTTCTTCTCGGTCTTTGCCGCCGCCGTGGTGACCGGCGCGCTGTCGATCCCGCTTTCGCTGTTCATGCTGCGGCTGAAGGGCGGCGAATTCGCGATCGGCATGTGGGTCGTGGCCGAACTCGCCCACCTGCTCGTCAATCTCGACCGGCTTATCCAGGGCGAGACGGGGACCTCACTGATCTCGCTCAACCTCTATGACAGCGGCATGCGGCGGGCGGCGATCTATTGGCTTGCGCTCGCCTCCATGGCGGCCCTGCTCGGCGCGCTCTTCATGCTGATGAGGAGCCGTGCAGGCGCCGCCATGCAGGCAATCCGCGACAATGAGGAGGCGGCAAGCTCGGTCGGCGTGCGGGTCACGGCAACCAAGCGGCTGCTCTTCGTGCTTGCCGCCTTCGGCATCGCCGTCGCCGGCGGCCTGTGGCTCGCGGCCGCCACGACCTTCCAGCCAAAGACCTATTTCAGTGTCCAGTGGACCGCCTACATGATCTTCATGGTGCTCGTCGGCGGCATCGGCAAGTTTGAAGGCGCGATCCTCGGCGCCATCCTGTTCTTCGTCATCGAGACCTTCTTCGGCGGTACCGGCGTCTGGTATCTGATCGGCCTGGGCGCCACCGCCCTGATCTTCTCCCTCTACCTCCCACGCGGGCTCTGGGGCGAAATCGAACGCCGCTTCGATTTCCAGCTTCTGCCCGTCGGCTACCGGCTGAAACTTCCCGGTCCGAACAAGATCAAATGGGAAGAATGA
- a CDS encoding branched-chain amino acid ABC transporter permease, whose product MINSLIQGILLGGYYAVIACGLSFMFSVMRIINLAHGSLAIAAAYGLWLLAAKAGIPPFAGLLIVLPVIAVLGWLLQRFILERSARGGTLLPILTTFGLSIVIDNLLFEQFGADTRSLAPFIGNLSYASWQLPGHIFVGKLAVMMMVTAILLLGALQFFLSHFALGRAIRATAEDPDTAGLVGIDALRVNAVATAITMVTIGIAGAFLGMRATFSPYAGGPQLLFAFETAVIGGAGSLWGTLAGGIVLGLAQSLGAQLHPQGFLIGGHAVFLLVLFIRLSRSGMPLLDKLGAYLKPRARLRSPT is encoded by the coding sequence ATGATCAATTCCCTGATACAGGGCATCCTGCTCGGCGGCTATTACGCCGTCATCGCCTGCGGACTGTCCTTCATGTTTTCAGTCATGCGGATCATCAATCTCGCGCATGGCAGCCTGGCGATCGCCGCCGCCTACGGGCTGTGGCTGCTTGCCGCCAAAGCCGGCATTCCGCCCTTCGCTGGCCTGCTGATCGTGCTGCCGGTCATTGCCGTCCTCGGCTGGCTGCTCCAGCGCTTCATCCTCGAACGCAGCGCCCGCGGCGGCACGCTCTTGCCGATCCTGACGACCTTCGGCCTGTCGATCGTCATCGACAACCTGCTGTTCGAGCAGTTCGGCGCCGACACACGGTCGCTCGCGCCCTTCATCGGCAATCTCTCCTACGCGTCGTGGCAGCTGCCGGGTCACATCTTCGTCGGCAAGCTCGCCGTGATGATGATGGTGACGGCGATCCTCCTGCTTGGCGCGCTGCAGTTCTTCCTCAGCCACTTTGCGCTCGGCCGCGCCATCCGCGCCACCGCCGAAGATCCCGATACGGCAGGGCTCGTCGGTATCGATGCACTCCGCGTCAATGCCGTCGCCACCGCAATCACCATGGTCACGATCGGAATCGCCGGCGCCTTTCTCGGAATGCGGGCGACCTTCAGCCCCTATGCCGGCGGGCCGCAGCTGCTCTTCGCCTTCGAGACGGCCGTGATCGGCGGAGCCGGTTCGCTCTGGGGCACGCTTGCCGGCGGCATCGTTCTCGGGCTTGCCCAATCGCTCGGCGCGCAGCTGCATCCGCAAGGCTTCCTGATTGGCGGCCATGCCGTGTTCCTGCTCGTGCTTTTCATCAGGCTGTCCCGGTCGGGCATGCCCCTCCTCGATAAACTCGGCGCATATCTCAAACCTCGCGCGCGTCTCCGGAGCCCGACATGA
- a CDS encoding ABC transporter ATP-binding protein, which produces MSLLSIRNLDVRHGLLQAVRGVSFDIAKGEVLALVGANGAGKTTLLRSIAGAHLPASGEILLDGEDLAAVPSHKRIARGIALVPEGRRLFSQMTVEENLLLGKSCGRKGEWSVDRVLDAFPNLKPRRRAKTGHLSGGEQQATAIGRALMSNPDILLLDEVSLGLSPLVVDRVYAQLQALLTSGTTIVLVEQDLARAMSVASRILCMLEGRIVLDRPAAAVTREHVTQAYFGLHRAAGERSAS; this is translated from the coding sequence ATGAGCCTTCTCTCCATCCGCAACCTCGACGTCCGCCATGGCCTTTTGCAGGCGGTGCGCGGCGTCAGCTTCGATATCGCCAAGGGCGAGGTGCTGGCGCTGGTCGGCGCCAACGGCGCGGGCAAGACGACGCTGCTTCGATCGATCGCCGGCGCTCACCTTCCCGCCTCCGGCGAGATCCTTCTCGACGGCGAGGACCTCGCCGCCGTCCCCTCCCACAAGCGGATCGCCAGGGGCATCGCCCTGGTGCCGGAAGGCCGGCGCCTATTTTCACAGATGACCGTCGAGGAGAACCTGCTTCTCGGAAAGAGCTGCGGGAGGAAGGGCGAGTGGAGCGTCGATCGCGTCCTCGACGCCTTTCCGAACCTGAAGCCCCGCCGCCGTGCCAAGACGGGCCACCTCTCGGGCGGGGAGCAGCAGGCGACCGCCATCGGTCGTGCGCTGATGAGCAACCCCGATATCCTGCTGCTGGACGAAGTCTCACTCGGGCTTTCGCCGCTCGTCGTCGACCGCGTCTATGCCCAGTTGCAAGCCCTGCTCACATCGGGGACGACAATCGTGCTCGTCGAGCAGGATCTCGCCCGCGCCATGAGCGTCGCAAGCCGCATCCTCTGCATGCTGGAAGGACGCATCGTGCTCGACAGGCCGGCGGCGGCCGTCACCCGCGAGCACGTCACCCAGGCGTATTTCGGATTGCACCGGGCGGCCGGCGAGAGGAGCGCATCATGA
- a CDS encoding ABC transporter ATP-binding protein produces the protein MHQEAQNRPGGAFLSARGIHKRFGALVVLEDLDFSMGDGDAVGIVGPNGAGKTTLLSVLAGAFPPSAGTITFDGADVTSRTAAERCHSGLVRTHQIPKPFSGMTTFENVFVAASHGKAASRDEAYERVVDSLSLCGMLGVANRPADTLGLLDRKRLELARALATQPRLLLLDEIGGGLTDGEASELVETILELRRRGIGIVWIEHIVHILLQVAQRLICMDAGRIIADGEPKVVMSNAEVVKAYLGGTPA, from the coding sequence GTGCACCAGGAAGCTCAAAATCGGCCGGGAGGAGCCTTTCTCTCGGCCAGGGGAATCCACAAGCGGTTCGGCGCGCTCGTGGTGCTGGAAGATCTCGATTTTTCCATGGGCGATGGTGATGCAGTCGGCATCGTCGGGCCGAACGGCGCCGGCAAGACGACGCTGCTCTCCGTGCTCGCCGGCGCCTTCCCGCCGAGCGCGGGCACGATCACCTTCGATGGCGCCGACGTCACCAGCCGGACTGCGGCGGAGCGCTGCCATTCGGGGCTGGTGCGGACCCATCAGATCCCGAAGCCCTTCAGCGGCATGACGACGTTCGAAAACGTCTTCGTCGCCGCCTCCCATGGCAAGGCAGCAAGCCGCGACGAAGCCTATGAGCGGGTGGTGGATTCGCTTTCGCTCTGCGGCATGCTCGGCGTGGCCAACCGCCCGGCCGACACCCTCGGCCTGCTCGATCGCAAACGTCTGGAGCTTGCCCGCGCGCTTGCCACGCAGCCGCGGCTGCTGCTGCTCGACGAGATCGGCGGCGGGCTCACCGACGGCGAAGCGAGTGAGCTCGTGGAAACCATTCTCGAATTGCGCCGCCGCGGTATCGGCATCGTCTGGATCGAGCATATCGTCCATATCCTGCTGCAGGTGGCGCAACGGCTGATCTGCATGGATGCCGGCCGGATCATCGCCGATGGTGAGCCGAAAGTGGTCATGAGCAACGCCGAAGTCGTCAAGGCCTATCTTGGAGGAACGCCGGCATGA
- a CDS encoding ABC transporter substrate-binding protein, translating into MSRTFNTASLTRRSFIASAAAGSAALALSGRTAFAESGDTLKVGFISPRTGPLGGFGETDGYVLDLARKALANGLQAGGKTWKVEILDQDTQSDPSRAGQLAKELINNQAIDLMLAVSTPETINPVADACEAAGVPCLSTVMPWEAWYFGRGAKPGAPSPFKWTYHFGFGVEEFHKAYVSQWSLIETNKKVGVMYPNDADGNAIRAHLAPALAKAGFTIVDPGAYETGTTDFSAQIALFRQEGVEIFNSFPIPPDFAAFWRQAAQQGLTQQIKICQVAKTGLFPSDIEALGDLGMNIASAAYWHKAFPYKSTLTGVSGTGLADGYEAASGKQWTQQLGASLALLDAGFDALKASSDAKSKEAVAKAIATLKTTTIAGKVDFTSGPVANVSPGPIIGTQWVKAAPGSKFALDYVVTENATDPNVPVGAKLIAYNG; encoded by the coding sequence ATGAGCAGGACATTCAACACGGCGTCTCTCACACGCCGCTCTTTCATCGCATCGGCCGCAGCAGGCAGCGCGGCGCTCGCGCTTTCCGGGCGCACGGCTTTCGCCGAGAGCGGCGACACGCTGAAGGTCGGCTTCATCAGCCCGCGCACCGGCCCGCTCGGCGGCTTCGGCGAAACGGACGGATATGTGCTCGATCTCGCACGCAAGGCGCTGGCGAACGGCCTGCAGGCCGGCGGCAAGACCTGGAAGGTGGAAATCCTCGACCAGGACACCCAATCCGATCCCTCGCGCGCCGGCCAGCTGGCGAAGGAGCTGATCAACAACCAGGCGATCGACCTGATGCTCGCCGTCTCGACGCCCGAAACAATCAATCCGGTGGCCGACGCCTGCGAGGCGGCCGGCGTGCCTTGCCTTTCGACCGTCATGCCGTGGGAGGCCTGGTATTTCGGCCGCGGCGCCAAGCCGGGCGCGCCCTCGCCCTTCAAATGGACCTATCATTTCGGCTTCGGCGTCGAAGAATTCCACAAGGCCTATGTTTCGCAGTGGAGCCTGATCGAGACCAACAAGAAGGTCGGGGTCATGTATCCCAACGATGCCGACGGCAATGCGATCCGCGCCCATCTGGCCCCCGCACTTGCCAAGGCGGGCTTCACCATCGTCGATCCAGGCGCTTATGAAACCGGCACCACCGATTTCTCGGCGCAGATCGCCCTCTTCCGGCAGGAAGGTGTCGAGATCTTCAACTCCTTCCCCATCCCGCCCGACTTCGCCGCCTTCTGGCGTCAGGCCGCCCAGCAGGGCCTCACCCAGCAGATCAAGATCTGCCAGGTCGCGAAAACCGGCCTCTTCCCTTCCGATATCGAGGCGCTCGGCGATCTCGGCATGAACATCGCCAGCGCCGCCTATTGGCACAAGGCCTTCCCCTACAAATCCACACTGACCGGCGTCTCGGGAACCGGGCTTGCCGACGGCTATGAAGCGGCAAGCGGCAAGCAGTGGACCCAGCAGCTCGGCGCCAGCCTCGCGCTTCTCGACGCCGGCTTCGACGCGCTGAAGGCAAGCAGCGACGCCAAGAGCAAGGAGGCCGTCGCCAAGGCGATCGCCACGCTGAAGACCACGACGATCGCCGGCAAGGTCGACTTCACCAGCGGTCCGGTCGCCAATGTCTCGCCCGGACCGATCATCGGCACGCAATGGGTAAAGGCGGCGCCGGGTTCGAAATTCGCGCTCGACTACGTCGTCACCGAAAACGCCACCGACCCCAACGTCCCGGTCGGCGCCAAGCTCATCGCTTACAACGGATAA